The following DNA comes from Theropithecus gelada isolate Dixy chromosome 7a, Tgel_1.0, whole genome shotgun sequence.
GGTGGATAACCTATAGAATTACGTTTTGGAGAAAGCATTCGCTGTGGAGCATTCacttggttcaaatcccagctctgcctttaGAAACTGAATGACTGTGGGCAATCCATTTAATCTTTCTGGTGtcagctttctcatctgaaaaGAGGTGAGAATGTAGGTGTGGCAGGCTGGTTATAAAGGTACATGATGGACTCCAGGGGAcaataaactttttctgtaaagatctaaatagaaaattattaggCTTTGTGGGCTGTACAGTCCTACTTGTgactactcagctctgctgttgttacatgaaagcagccatacaCAACATGTAATGGGCAAGGCTGTGTTCCAATCGATGGAcacaaatttgaatttcatgtgcTTTTCACATGTCATAAAAAAGgattctccttttgttttttcatccattccaAAATATAAGAGatagtgggctggatttggcctgcagGCTAGTGCCAACCCCGGGTATGGCTGATGCAGGTGGAGACCCTAGCATGCTGCCCAGCATATACTCAGCCAGCGCCTCTCTTTCCAAGCCATGCCTATCCCTCATTGTCTGCTGGTTCTGGGTGGCTTGCTTTCTCCCAAATTTAACTTCGCTGTGACTTAACCCATATGTTCCCTCTAAATCCGGTTTCCCTTCTGCCTGTGTCCTggctttttcttcccagttccCAGAGACTGGCAGGGGAGAAGCCAGAAGCATCAGCCCAGCGTTGTTTCTCACATCCTTGTCTCCATTCCCTTGACTGTTCTGGCATTCGGGCCACTCCTGTTCTATCCGCCCTGGACCACTGTATTGGTCTACTTGCCAGCCTCCTAGTGCCACAGAATACTTCCAAACGAATGGGAAAACAGCTGCCGCCCAGAGCTCAGGAGTGTCCCTGCTGTCCAAGCCTTTGGCCCCTccctttgaactcctggacctcTGTCATGTATCTAAGAGGTCAATGTCTGGTGCAGCCGTGGCCTCCAGGACTCTGCGCCACTGCTCACGGCCAGTGTCTGTCTCCTTTCTGTACTACCAGTTGTTTAATATTTGAATGTTACTCCTGCTGTGTCCAAACACGCTGGCCTGGCATCCAGGGTGCTTTCAGGTGAACTCAAACCCAGCTGTTCTCCTTACTGTCCACCGAACTGGCCTTGCAAATTCCTAACTCCTTGCTTTGCTTTGGTTTCTCATGAGttctaccattttcttttctttttttttttttagatggagcctcgctctgtcaccaggctggagtgcagtggcatgatctcatctcactacagcctccgcctcctgggttcaagtgattctcctgcctcagtctcctgagtagctaggattacaggcacgtgccaccatgcccggctaattttttgtatttttagtagagggggggtttcaccgtgttagccaggatggtcttgatctcctgatcttgtgtcTGCAtgccttggctgcccaaagtgctgggattacaggcatgagccacctctcccagctgtGTTCTGCCATTTTCAACAACACCCTACATTCTCCCAACAaccaaacaagaacaaaaacaaaaaaatcaaaaaatcctttctccctcctccagaaagccttccctTATCCTCTTAGCCTGCCGTGGCCTCCTTTCTCTGAATGTCCACTGCCTTGTTTTATCCACATGTTGCTTCATGTCGTGGGGTCTTATCTGCCCAACTGGACTAATCCCCTGAAGGGCAATGTATTAATTTCttagagctgctgtaacaaatgactaCAAACTGgttgacttaaaacaacagaaatttgctgggcgcagtggctcacgcctgtaatcccagaactttgggaggctgaggcgggtggaacacgaggtcaggagatcgaaaccatcctggctaacacggtgaaacccatctctactaaaaatacaaaaacaaaaaaaattagccaggtgtggtggtgggtgcctatagtcccagctacttgggagactgaggcaggagaatggcgtgaccccaggaggcggagcttgcagtgagcccagattgcatcactgcactccagcctgggcaacagagcgagactccatctcaaaacaaacaaacagaaaatagcaacagaaatttggccaggtgcagtggctcctgcctgtaatcccagcactttgagaggttgaagcagaaggatcacttggggtcaggagttcaagatcagccaggccaatgtggtgaaaccccatctctactaaaaatacaaaaattagccgggcatgttggtgcacacctgtaatcccagctactcgggaggctgaggcaggagaattgcttgaactctggaggcggaggttgcagtgagccaaaattgtgctactgcactccagcccgggtgagaGGGAgacacccccccaaaaaaaaaaaaaaaaaaaaaaattattctcgcacagttctgggggccagaagccccaagtcaaggtgtcagcagggctgcggTCCCTCCAAAGAcctaggggagaatccttccttgtcttttccagcttctggtggccccAGGCATACCTTGACTGTGGCTGCATCATtctagtctctgcctctgtctccgcgtggccttctcttccttcactctgtcttctcttctgtttctttttttttttttttttttttttttggNNNNNNNNNNNNNNNNNNNNNNNNNNNNNNNNNNNNNNNNNNNNNNNNNNNNNNNNNNNNNNNNNNNNNNNNNNNNNNNNNNctgcaagctccgcctcccgggttcacgccattctcctgcctcagcctcccgagtagctgggactacaggcgcccgccgcctcgcccggctaattttttgcatttttagtagagacggagtttcaccgtgttagccaggatggtctcgatctcctgaccccgggatccgcccgcctcggcctcccaaagtgctgggattacaggcgtgagccaccgcgcccggccctcttctGTTTCTTATGAGGATACTTTGTCATTGGATTTGGGGCCTCACCAGCTCATCCAGGATGATTTCATCTGGAGATCCTAATCACTTCTACAAAGACCCTCTTCCCACATCAGACCACGGTTACGGTCCCAGGGGTTAGATGTGAACATATCTTGGAGGGGCCGCCATTCAGCCCCTACAGGTAGCGATCCTGCACTGTGCTCGTCACCTTCCCTGATCCCTGACCCTGAGGTGGGGAAGCCTCAGACACAGGCACTGTCAAGTCAAGGAAGGGCGTGGCTCCCGGGACCCCTTGTAACTGGAAGCCGAGTGTGTCTGAGGTGTTTCTAttgtagaaaatagaaacaagCCCATTCcctcacgtgtgtgtgtgtgtgtgtgtgtgtgtgtgtgtgtttactcaCTAAGATCAGATGGCAATTTGTTCAGTAATTTGCTTCAGAAAGAGGGTtttacagctgggtgtggtgattgcacctttagtcccagctactcacgaggctgaggcaggaggattgcttgagtttgagGCTATAATGGCCGTGCTCGAGTCTGTGAATAGTCACTGTGCtgcagcctaggaaacagagcaagaccccatctctaaagaaaaaaggaaagaaagtgggttacaacataaaaatatcttcagTATACCAAAAACATGCTGTCTCTGAATAGCGATCAAGAAGCTGGTTCTGTTGGGGGCTCCCACCTGTACCCCATGCAGGCTGCAGAGTCCCCGTTTGGTCTAGGTGGGGCCCATACTGTCACCACCCCACTTTGCTCCTAGGAGAAGCCTGGTCCATCTAGTGAGAATTGACCTTATCTCACTTTCTCCCCTCACCAGGGTCTGGAATCCCCAAGACCTGGGCGGGCATAGACTTGAAGGTACAACCCCAGGAACCCCTGGTGCTGAAGGATGTGGAAAACACAGATTGGCGCCTACTGCGGGGTGACACGGATGTCAGGGTAGAGGTGAGACACTGGGCTGACTCTCTGACCCCGCCCTCTTCCTGCCAGCCTTCTGGGAGCCCCTTTCTGGGGCCCTAGGCCAACCAGTGGCCCCGGAtgggatggggaggagagaagCTGAAGATGCATTTAATCCAAGTCCCCCTGGCCTCGCCaggggtgtggggtgtgtgtctgGCCGAGCCTGGGGCAGCCCAAGGCATCAGGGGGTGCCCAAGCCTGATGGCCACTCCTGTGTGCAGAGGAAAGACCCAAACCAGGTGGAACTGTGGGGACTCAAGGAAGGCACCTACCTGTTCCAGCTGACAGTGACTAGCTCAGACCACCCAGAGGACACAGCCAACGTCACAGTCACTGTGCTGTCCACCAAGCAGACAGAAGGtgagggaggggtgaggaggcAGCACCTGGAGCCCCCGCTCTGCGGATTGGCTGCACGGTCCCCTCATAAGCTCTCCCCCGTAGACTACTGCCTCGCATCCAACAAGGTGGGCCGCTGCCGGGGCTCCTTCCCACGCTGGTACTATGACCCCGTGGAGCAGATCTGCAAGAGTTTCGTTTATGGAGGctgcttgggcaacaagaacaactACCTTCGCGAAGAAGAGTGCATTCTAGCCTGCCGGGGTGTGCAAGGTGGGCCTTTGAGAGGCAGCTCTGGGGCTCAGGCGACTTTCCCCCAGGGTGAGTGGTCTCTCTTCTGTGGCCAGGGAGGTGGGTGGTGAGAGTTCTCCCTTGCCCACCCACCCCAATCATCTTATCCCCACTGGAGCCTGGTCATGCCTCCTCTCACGTCTCTGTTCTCTCTCCCAGGCCCCTCCATGGAAAGGCACCATCCAGGTGGGCTTTactcccttccccatcccccatcccctccACTTCTCCAGCCCATATCATCCCCATGCCCCTGAGCAGCCTGCCTTTGCCCAAGCCGTTCCTCCCCTCAGAGTTTATGGAAGGACCACAAATATCCCTCCCCTTCCAGCCCAGCATCCTCCTGTGAGGATCCACACAGTCTGCGGGGAGAGGAGTGGGGTCGGTGGAAAGGGAATGGGGGATGTGCTGTGTCTGGGCAGAGAGGCCCAGGTAGAAGATGGACCCTGGGCACTTGTTCTTTGCTTGAGCCTGACCTCCCCTCCACCCGTCCCGCCCCCACCCAGTGTGCTCTGGCACCTGTCAGCCCACCCAGTTCCGCTGCAGCAATGGCTGCTGCATCGACAGTTTCCTGGAGTGTGATGACACCCCCAACTGCCCCGACGCCTCCGACGAGGCCACCTGTGAAAAATGTGAGGCCGGGGAATAGAGGGGGTTGGGCAGCAGACAGGGAGGTCCTGACAGCCTTGCCCTGAACCCCTGGGAGACCCTTGTTGGGGCTGAGCCTCTGACATTTCATCTCTGCAGACACGAGTGGCTTTGACGAGCTCCAGCGCATCCATTTCCCCAGTGACAAAGGTGAGATCCTCCCCAGGTGCCCTGGATCAGGGCAGACTCTGACACTGCCGTCCTCACTATTTCTATGCAGCAGTGCCTGAGGGGCCTGCCGGGTGTACGGGCCTGTGGGCATGAAGAGCCGGGGTGGGCTCCCAGTTCTCCAGATGCTCAGCTTCTTCCCTGGCTGGGTCCTGGGCTCTCTTCTGTGGCTCTGTGTTTTCCAGGCATCAGTCATTCTCCAAACACCTTCATAATTTCAGCCATGCCCACCGCATGTTACTCAGATCTTATTTACTTAAtcagttactttttaaatgtaatatattaaaaaggaaCTTTCACATCACTACCATAAATGGGAAGCCACTATTACTTgccaaacattaaaaaacaacaaaaataaatataataaaacaaaagttttagcttgccaggcacggtgactcacgcctataatcccagcactttgagaggccaaggctggcagattgcttgagctcaggagttcaagaccagcctgggcaacatggcaaaaccccatctctacaaaaaatagaaaaattagccggatgtggttaTGCGTTCCTGTACtgccagcgactcaggaggctaaggtaggaggatcacttgaacctgggagatggagaccagtcagttgagatggcaccactgcacctcagcctgggcaacagagtgagaccctgtctcaataataataataataataataataaactctaGCTGGATGCTGTTGCCGGCCAAGGCTCAGACCCTGAGGCCCATCCTCTTTGTTAAGAAATgtaaatcaggccgggcgcggtggctcaagcctgtaatcccagcactttgggaggccgagacgggcggatcacgaggtcaggagatcgagaccatcctggctaacacggtgaaaccccgtctctactaaaaaatacaaaaactagccgggcgaagtggcgggcgcctgtggtcccagctactcgggaggctgaggcaggagaatggcgtgaacccgggaggcggagcttgcagtgagctgagatccggccaccgcactccagcctgggcgacagagccagactcagtctcaaaaaaaaaaaaaaaaaaaagaaatgtaaatcagccagccgtggtggcttacacctggaatcccagctactagggaggctgaggtgggaggatcgcttggcctaggagtttgaggccaatctgggcaacatagcgagaccctgtctaaaaaaaagaggTAAACCACCCGGTGTTGGAAAGACCAACAAAGACCCAGTGTTGGAAAACCGAGACTGTGACCCAGtcagaaaagctgaaagaaaattgaaataactaTGAGTCAGCGTAGTTTACTTTTGTGCCTACAATTATTGTCCAGGCTTTGTCTTCCCTTTTCTGGCACCACTGCAGCTGGGCCAGGTGTTTTGGGGCCTCTCAGGCCCTCCCTGAGCCGTGGTGGGTGGGGAGGTGCTGGGCAGCAGCCACATGGAGCCTAGCAGAAGGTGGCAGGGAGGCCGTGGACTTGCTCACCACAGCCTGCTCCATACCCCCCAGGACACTGTGTGGATCTGCCAGACACAGGACTCTGCAAGGAGAGCATCCCGCGCTGGTACTACAACCCCTTCAGCGAACACTGTGCCCGCTTTACCTATGGCGGTTGTTATGGCAACAAGAACAACTTTGAGGAAGAGCAGCAGTGCCTCGAGTCTTGTGGCGGCATCTCCAGTGAGCGGGCCAGTGAGAGGGTGGGCATGTACAGGGGGAAGGCTTAGCCAGTGGCCtccactctgtccccaggcctgTGGGAGTCACCCCTCCATCCTCAGAGTGCTAGAGTAGGGGTGGGAGAGGATGGCAGTGCGGGGTCTGGGGCACTGGGGAGCAGCCGAGTCTCTGAGCCCTTAGTACTGACTGGTCTCTCCCCTCATCATTCTACAGAGAAGGATGTGTTTGGCCTGAGGCGGGAAAACCCCATTCCCAACACAGGTAAGCCCTGGTCTGTCCTGTAACTGAGGTTGGCATGTAGGTATCAACTCACGGATCAACTCCATCTGATGGGTTGTGACAGCCCAACCTGTGTTGAGAAGGATGCCAAGGTGGCCTACAGAGACAGAGTACCGTAATCAAATAGGGATGCCTGCCACACATGAGGGAGGGAGTACAGTAAAGTGCGTGCTGATGTCTGTCAGCAGTGTCCCAGGCTTCCCCCAAGCTAACTGCAAGGAATGCagtttgagctgagacctgaggCCCACCAGAGTTCCTCTGAGCTCCCGCACAGAGCTGTTCAGCTGCTCATATGTGGGAGGTCTGAGCCGGGTGCCCATGTCCTTCCACACCTGGCATCCATTTGACTTGGTCCCTTCCATAGAGTGGGGGTGGGTGTCAGAACCAGGCAGGCTATGGGAGCCCCTTATTCTACCCCTTCTTCCCCCAGGCTCTGTGGAGATGGCTGTCGCAGTGTTCCTGGTCATCTGCATTGTGGTGGTGGTATCCATCCTAGCTTACTGCTTCTTCAAGAACCAGAGAAAGGGCTTccacaggcaccaccaccacccaccacccaccactGCTAGCTCCACTGTCTCCACTACTGAGGACACGGAGCACCTGGTCTATAACCACACCACCCAGCCCCTCTGAGCCTGGGTCT
Coding sequences within:
- the SPINT1 gene encoding kunitz-type protease inhibitor 1 isoform X1, which produces MASARTMAGTRFAPAGIPAVALWLLCALGLQGTQAGPPPAPPGLPAGADCLNLFTAGVPAFVLDTNASVSNGATFLESPSVRRGWDCVRACCTTQNCNLALVELQPDRGEDAIAACFLINCLYEQNFVCKFAPREGFINYLTREVYRSYRQLQTQGFGGSGIPKTWAGIDLKVQPQEPLVLKDVENTDWRLLRGDTDVRVERKDPNQVELWGLKEGTYLFQLTVTSSDHPEDTANVTVTVLSTKQTEDYCLASNKVGRCRGSFPRWYYDPVEQICKSFVYGGCLGNKNNYLREEECILACRGVQGGPLRGSSGAQATFPQGPSMERHHPVCSGTCQPTQFRCSNGCCIDSFLECDDTPNCPDASDEATCEKYTSGFDELQRIHFPSDKGHCVDLPDTGLCKESIPRWYYNPFSEHCARFTYGGCYGNKNNFEEEQQCLESCGGISKKDVFGLRRENPIPNTGSVEMAVAVFLVICIVVVVSILAYCFFKNQRKGFHRHHHHPPPTTASSTVSTTEDTEHLVYNHTTQPL
- the SPINT1 gene encoding kunitz-type protease inhibitor 1 isoform X2, with the protein product MASARTMAGTRFAPAGIPAVALWLLCALGLQGTQAGPPPAPPGLPAGADCLNLFTAGVPAFVLDTNASVSNGATFLESPSVRRGWDCVRACCTTQNCNLALVELQPDRGEDAIAACFLINCLYEQNFVCKFAPREGFINYLTREVYRSYRQLQTQGFGGSGIPKTWAGIDLKVQPQEPLVLKDVENTDWRLLRGDTDVRVERKDPNQVELWGLKEGTYLFQLTVTSSDHPEDTANVTVTVLSTKQTEDYCLASNKVGRCRGSFPRWYYDPVEQICKSFVYGGCLGNKNNYLREEECILACRGVQGPSMERHHPVCSGTCQPTQFRCSNGCCIDSFLECDDTPNCPDASDEATCEKYTSGFDELQRIHFPSDKGHCVDLPDTGLCKESIPRWYYNPFSEHCARFTYGGCYGNKNNFEEEQQCLESCGGISKKDVFGLRRENPIPNTGSVEMAVAVFLVICIVVVVSILAYCFFKNQRKGFHRHHHHPPPTTASSTVSTTEDTEHLVYNHTTQPL